A DNA window from Actinokineospora baliensis contains the following coding sequences:
- a CDS encoding ABC transporter ATP-binding protein — MTEQGAAAVGTAAARTKGLRKVYRGTVAVDNVDLEVPTGAVLGMLGPNGSGKTTTIRMLLGLVTPTAGEVELLGEKMPDGAAKALPEVGALVEGPGFYPFLSGRENLLRFGAAEPLLATADVPNAVGAALERVGLTAAAGRRFRGYSLGMKQRLGLAAALLVPRKFVVLDEPTNGLDPAGTREIRTIIADLHAAGTTVLVSSHLLAEVEATCTHVAVLNQGTVVAQGELSALLEAGSGSLLVTTPEATAAVDALRDQRVPARPTPDGVRVDLSATTAPAVVEALVRAGVPVYEVRKQRTGLEDLFARLTEASSTADMTELDTLIAEEAR, encoded by the coding sequence TTGACCGAGCAGGGGGCGGCCGCGGTGGGTACCGCGGCCGCCCGCACCAAGGGCCTGCGCAAGGTCTACCGGGGGACGGTCGCCGTGGACAACGTCGACCTGGAGGTCCCGACGGGCGCGGTGCTGGGGATGCTCGGCCCCAACGGATCAGGCAAGACGACGACCATCCGGATGCTGCTCGGTCTGGTCACGCCCACCGCGGGTGAGGTGGAGCTGCTCGGCGAGAAGATGCCGGACGGGGCGGCCAAGGCGCTGCCCGAGGTGGGGGCGCTGGTGGAGGGGCCCGGGTTCTACCCGTTCCTCTCCGGGCGGGAGAACCTGCTGCGGTTCGGTGCTGCGGAGCCGCTGTTGGCCACCGCGGATGTGCCTAACGCCGTGGGGGCGGCGCTAGAGCGGGTGGGACTTACCGCGGCTGCGGGGCGACGGTTCCGGGGGTACTCGCTCGGCATGAAGCAGCGGCTGGGTTTGGCGGCGGCGCTTCTGGTGCCTCGCAAGTTCGTAGTGCTCGATGAGCCGACCAATGGCTTGGACCCGGCTGGCACTAGGGAGATCCGCACGATCATCGCGGACCTCCACGCGGCGGGGACCACCGTGCTGGTGTCCTCGCACCTGCTAGCTGAGGTTGAGGCGACCTGTACGCACGTCGCGGTTCTCAACCAGGGCACTGTGGTGGCGCAGGGGGAGCTGTCGGCGCTTCTAGAGGCCGGTAGCGGGAGTTTGCTCGTGACGACACCGGAGGCCACGGCCGCGGTCGACGCACTGCGAGACCAGCGGGTGCCTGCGCGACCCACTCCAGACGGGGTGCGCGTGGACCTGTCGGCCACTACCGCGCCCGCTGTCGTAGAGGCACTGGTGCGCGCTGGGGTGCCTGTGTACGAGGTCCGCAAGCAGCGGACCGGACTGGAAGACCTGTTCGCCCGGCTGACCGAGGCATCCTCGACGGCCGACATGACCGAGCTGGACACGCTGATCGCGGAGGAGGCCCGATGA
- a CDS encoding LolA family protein produces the protein MDRKRTALTVAAAGTAAGVAGLVLIASPAGADETPPVLPPISAEALVQSTIEAHVPSLAGAVELRNDIGLPIPGLPQVSGDNVARVYADGTGRGRVSLKDGSGERTFVQDGTTTWLWSSANRSVTKFDSAKGADPKEVEDKLADPAAAAKEVVDLIKESSTVSVDGTARVAGRSVYQLVLTPKPTERTLLREVRVSVDSETRVPLRLEVLANGQSEPALRVGFTEFSTGAQDPALFTFTPPAGAKVVEGSTEGKNEGDREDLFKAANLKIVGDGWDTVATGQVPAALLSAQVPQSGERQAVDVTSMLKRLGKEVSGPFGTGYAISTKVGTALVTTDGRIAVGAVPQQVLIDALGQK, from the coding sequence ATGGACAGGAAGAGGACGGCGCTGACCGTCGCGGCGGCGGGGACGGCGGCGGGGGTCGCCGGGCTGGTCCTGATCGCCAGCCCGGCCGGGGCCGACGAGACACCGCCGGTGCTGCCGCCGATCAGCGCGGAGGCACTGGTGCAGTCGACCATCGAGGCCCACGTGCCGTCGCTGGCTGGCGCGGTCGAGCTGCGCAACGACATCGGCCTGCCCATCCCGGGCCTGCCGCAGGTCTCCGGCGACAACGTCGCGCGGGTCTACGCCGACGGCACCGGCCGCGGCCGGGTCTCGCTCAAGGACGGCAGCGGCGAGCGCACCTTCGTGCAGGACGGCACCACCACCTGGCTGTGGAGCTCGGCGAACCGGTCGGTCACCAAGTTCGACTCGGCCAAGGGCGCCGACCCCAAGGAGGTCGAGGACAAGCTGGCCGACCCGGCTGCCGCGGCCAAGGAGGTCGTCGACCTGATCAAGGAGTCCAGCACCGTCTCGGTGGACGGCACGGCGCGCGTCGCGGGCAGGTCCGTCTACCAGCTGGTGCTGACCCCGAAGCCGACCGAGCGCACGCTGCTGCGCGAGGTCCGGGTGTCGGTCGACTCCGAGACCAGGGTGCCGCTGCGGCTGGAGGTGCTGGCCAACGGCCAGTCCGAGCCCGCGCTGCGGGTCGGGTTCACCGAGTTCAGCACGGGCGCGCAGGACCCGGCGCTGTTCACCTTCACCCCGCCCGCGGGCGCCAAGGTGGTCGAGGGGTCCACCGAGGGCAAGAACGAGGGTGACCGGGAAGACCTGTTCAAGGCGGCCAACCTGAAGATCGTCGGGGACGGCTGGGACACCGTCGCCACCGGGCAGGTGCCCGCGGCGCTGTTGTCGGCGCAGGTCCCGCAGTCGGGTGAGCGGCAGGCGGTCGACGTGACGAGCATGCTCAAGCGGCTCGGCAAGGAGGTCAGCGGTCCGTTCGGCACCGGGTACGCGATCTCGACCAAGGTCGGCACCGCGCTGGTGACCACCGACGGTCGGATCGCCGTGGGTGCCGTGCCGCAGCAGGTCCTCATCGACGCCCTCGGGCAGAAGTGA
- a CDS encoding response regulator transcription factor, whose translation MMALVKPRVLVVDDELGVRRALQRGLTAEGMDVVVAADGPSALRVALTGAFDVILLDIMLPGLSGYRVLERLRGEGVRTPVLLVSAKDGEIDQADGLDLGADGYLVKPFSFVVLVAQVRAVLRRGADEGGGRTLRLGALEIDRGTRQVRFAGAPVSLSPREFAVLDTLAGRAGSVVTKDELLRAVWGDEQAATRNAVEVYVGYLRRKLDAAGADGIVRTVRGHGYLASTSDLDAAIDPAPR comes from the coding sequence ATGATGGCACTCGTGAAGCCTCGGGTGTTGGTGGTCGACGACGAGCTCGGCGTGCGCCGGGCGCTGCAGCGCGGGCTGACCGCCGAGGGCATGGACGTGGTCGTGGCCGCCGACGGGCCCAGCGCCCTGCGCGTGGCGCTGACCGGGGCGTTCGACGTGATCCTGCTCGACATCATGCTGCCCGGCCTGTCCGGGTACCGGGTGCTCGAGCGGCTGCGGGGCGAGGGGGTGCGCACGCCGGTGCTGCTGGTCTCGGCCAAGGACGGCGAGATCGACCAGGCCGACGGGCTCGACCTGGGCGCGGACGGGTACCTGGTCAAACCGTTCTCGTTCGTGGTGCTGGTCGCCCAGGTCCGCGCGGTGTTGCGCCGCGGTGCCGATGAGGGCGGTGGCCGGACGCTGCGGCTGGGGGCGCTGGAGATCGACCGGGGGACTCGGCAGGTGCGGTTCGCGGGGGCGCCGGTGTCGCTGAGCCCGCGGGAGTTCGCGGTGCTGGACACGCTGGCGGGCCGGGCTGGGTCGGTGGTCACGAAGGACGAGCTGCTGCGCGCGGTGTGGGGCGACGAGCAGGCCGCGACCCGCAACGCCGTGGAGGTCTACGTCGGCTACCTGCGCCGCAAGCTCGACGCGGCGGGCGCGGACGGCATCGTGCGGACCGTGCGCGGCCACGGGTACCTGGCCTCGACCTCGGACCTCGACGCCGCCATCGACCCGGCACCCAGGTGA
- a CDS encoding sensor histidine kinase: protein MRLRVTAVATAVTLAVLIALALLTSRMIGPLLVRSADDELAPVLSAAVQSVAAGETPVPGSPNIHVHVLDTAGDPVDGQPAPVLSYADVRVLKAGTPVLRLTDTPPTRWQGTVTTAPDGSQRLVIVGTGLPGYSAAHGSAIRWLLIAAIIVAAAGALATWFAVSSALRPVQRMRLAAARLGAGKRLPLPTSHDELRSLAGALNDLLARRDEAADRLRRFTGDAAHELRSPVASIRVQAEVAVRHPDPELSQEVLTEVVHESERLSALVDGLLTLARSDAGEVPPAEPVDLTAATHDAAARCSDDGPEVVVHTPTGLCWVWAAHNEVDLVLDNLLRNASRHARSLITVTVIPGPTVTRLVVDDDGSGIAAEHRQRVFDRFYRVQDDRARSSGGTGLGLALVAEVVRRRGGTVRVAESPEGGARFLVSWRTTSVS from the coding sequence ATGCGGCTGCGGGTCACCGCGGTCGCGACGGCGGTGACCTTGGCGGTGCTGATCGCGCTCGCGCTGCTGACCAGCCGCATGATCGGGCCGCTGCTGGTCAGGTCTGCCGATGACGAGCTCGCGCCTGTGCTGTCGGCGGCCGTTCAGTCTGTCGCTGCTGGTGAGACTCCGGTGCCGGGGTCGCCGAACATCCATGTGCACGTTCTGGACACTGCAGGAGACCCGGTAGATGGGCAGCCTGCGCCGGTGTTGTCCTACGCGGATGTGCGGGTCCTAAAGGCGGGCACGCCTGTCCTACGACTGACGGACACGCCTCCAACGCGGTGGCAGGGGACAGTCACTACGGCCCCCGACGGATCCCAGCGCCTGGTGATCGTTGGCACCGGGCTGCCCGGGTACTCCGCTGCGCACGGCAGTGCCATCAGGTGGCTCTTGATCGCGGCGATCATCGTTGCGGCCGCCGGTGCGCTGGCCACGTGGTTCGCGGTCAGCTCGGCGCTGCGACCGGTGCAGAGGATGCGCCTGGCCGCAGCTCGCCTGGGTGCGGGCAAACGTTTGCCCCTGCCGACTTCCCACGATGAGCTGCGCTCTCTCGCGGGGGCGTTGAACGACCTCTTGGCCCGCCGAGACGAGGCAGCGGACCGCCTGCGCCGCTTCACGGGGGACGCGGCTCACGAACTCCGGTCTCCCGTCGCGTCGATTCGCGTCCAGGCAGAGGTAGCCGTGCGACACCCCGACCCGGAGCTGTCGCAAGAGGTCCTGACCGAGGTGGTCCACGAGTCCGAGCGCCTATCGGCCTTGGTCGACGGCCTACTGACACTGGCCCGGTCTGACGCGGGCGAAGTACCCCCAGCCGAACCGGTAGACCTAACGGCGGCCACCCACGATGCCGCCGCCCGCTGCTCCGACGACGGCCCAGAGGTCGTAGTCCACACACCGACCGGCTTGTGCTGGGTCTGGGCCGCGCACAACGAGGTCGACCTGGTCTTGGACAACCTGCTCCGCAACGCGAGCCGCCACGCCCGGTCTCTTATAACGGTGACGGTGATCCCCGGCCCCACAGTGACCCGCCTAGTGGTCGACGACGACGGCTCAGGCATCGCTGCGGAGCACAGGCAGCGTGTGTTCGACAGGTTCTATCGCGTGCAGGACGACCGAGCCCGTAGTAGCGGCGGCACAGGCCTAGGGCTCGCATTGGTCGCGGAGGTAGTCCGCCGACGTGGTGGGACTGTGCGCGTGGCTGAGTCACCCGAGGGCGGCGCGCGGTTCTTGGTGAGTTGGCGCACGACGTCGGTGTCGTAA
- a CDS encoding (deoxy)nucleoside triphosphate pyrophosphohydrolase, with product MRVVVGTAIVGSRGLLAQERAFPPEVAGMWEVPGGRVEPGETEEEAVRRECMEELGVIVVVGERVGPDVPLREDLVLRVYRADLVDGEPTAREHKALRWLTAEDLPTVEWLPADQVLLPALRALLP from the coding sequence ATGCGCGTAGTGGTGGGAACAGCGATCGTCGGCTCACGGGGGCTCTTGGCGCAAGAGCGCGCGTTTCCGCCTGAAGTGGCGGGGATGTGGGAGGTACCGGGGGGACGGGTAGAGCCGGGCGAGACGGAGGAAGAGGCCGTCCGTCGGGAGTGCATGGAGGAGCTGGGTGTGATCGTGGTTGTGGGGGAGCGCGTAGGCCCAGACGTGCCTTTGCGCGAAGACTTGGTCCTACGCGTCTATAGGGCTGATCTGGTTGATGGAGAACCCACCGCCCGAGAACACAAAGCCCTGCGCTGGCTCACAGCAGAAGACCTACCGACCGTCGAGTGGCTCCCAGCGGACCAGGTACTGCTGCCTGCCCTACGCGCCCTGTTGCCGTAA
- a CDS encoding helix-turn-helix domain-containing protein, producing MAIAVPTTTGESMAKGAATMPRVFLGVALAQLRADAGISLEAAAKHVGKSRQRLMNLLEGRATFTAEELRHLAQHLGATGDRLSELEALGAEARKSPTGDPYTDLGPESWRRVAYLEAKAESIQDYEYGIFPALIQSASYAEALIRATEGVWQDSLGDQVRATRAAFRLKRQQLVFDSAEPKRISLFFTEDTFNAGVGSPHVMSEQCQHILDLVEAHDNLDVRIIPASTWDNPAQNGGFVLFGFGELLRPIGFLPVIYGPSTYMDGPEDTKRMARAFARLGELALSRDDSLKLVSTNRERFAR from the coding sequence ATGGCTATAGCCGTGCCCACGACGACAGGAGAATCGATGGCGAAGGGCGCAGCCACCATGCCCCGAGTCTTCCTCGGCGTGGCCCTGGCCCAACTCCGCGCCGACGCGGGCATCTCCCTGGAAGCGGCGGCCAAGCACGTCGGCAAGTCCCGCCAACGCCTCATGAACCTCCTCGAAGGCAGAGCCACCTTCACCGCGGAGGAGTTGCGCCACCTAGCCCAACACCTAGGCGCCACCGGCGACCGGTTGTCGGAGCTAGAAGCCCTAGGCGCCGAAGCCCGAAAATCCCCCACCGGCGACCCCTACACCGACCTAGGCCCCGAATCCTGGCGCCGCGTCGCCTACCTAGAGGCGAAGGCAGAGTCCATCCAGGACTATGAGTATGGGATCTTCCCTGCTCTGATCCAGAGCGCCTCCTACGCAGAGGCTCTCATCCGCGCCACCGAAGGCGTATGGCAAGACTCCCTGGGCGATCAGGTTCGTGCCACCCGCGCGGCGTTCCGACTCAAGCGGCAACAGTTGGTCTTCGACTCGGCGGAGCCGAAGCGGATCAGCCTCTTCTTCACCGAGGACACCTTCAACGCCGGAGTCGGCTCACCGCACGTGATGAGCGAGCAGTGCCAGCACATCCTCGACTTGGTCGAGGCTCATGACAACCTCGATGTGAGGATCATCCCGGCATCCACTTGGGACAACCCGGCCCAGAACGGTGGCTTCGTGCTGTTTGGCTTCGGCGAACTGCTTCGGCCCATCGGGTTTCTCCCGGTCATCTACGGGCCATCCACGTACATGGACGGCCCTGAGGACACCAAGCGGATGGCCCGTGCCTTTGCGCGCCTCGGCGAACTGGCCCTCAGTCGTGACGACAGCCTAAAACTGGTTTCCACGAATAGGGAAAGGTTCGCGAGATGA
- a CDS encoding DUF397 domain-containing protein produces MKIGPQDTGWFKSSFSGGANDHCLEVRFTEGNPVAIRDSKNPTTDLAAPSAAWSHLIHSIR; encoded by the coding sequence ATGAAGATCGGTCCCCAAGACACCGGCTGGTTCAAGAGCTCCTTCAGCGGCGGCGCCAACGACCACTGCCTCGAAGTCCGCTTCACCGAAGGCAACCCGGTAGCCATCCGCGACTCCAAGAACCCCACCACCGACCTCGCTGCCCCCTCCGCCGCCTGGTCCCACCTCATCCACTCCATCCGATGA
- a CDS encoding DUF397 domain-containing protein — translation MTTAWFKSTFSGAANDNCVEVRFTEGSLVAVRDSKNPSATLTIPTWRHFLTTLTR, via the coding sequence ATGACCACCGCCTGGTTCAAGAGCACCTTCAGCGGCGCCGCCAACGACAACTGCGTCGAAGTCCGCTTCACCGAAGGCAGCCTCGTCGCCGTCCGCGACTCCAAGAACCCCTCCGCCACCCTCACCATCCCCACCTGGCGCCACTTCCTCACCACCCTCACCCGCTGA
- a CDS encoding Fic family protein, with the protein MIDHLRIWCQIREQVPWQDIRHGPDWPPAPVQAHRDGLTHQITTVDQARDPARARRLLAAYDQARADTASPLTFGLLAQWQQTILGVDDAPFRNGPAFAKAGREHYGLDPDTPALFDLCLAETEDPALPIASRAARAYLDICFFHPFPDGNARSALLALTFVLAKQNIVLDQVAPLTLQRPAHDPDGPQALANLVVTLIENTQRRSDSAPEPKPHRST; encoded by the coding sequence GTGATCGACCACCTGCGCATCTGGTGCCAGATCCGAGAACAGGTTCCCTGGCAAGACATCCGCCACGGCCCCGACTGGCCACCCGCCCCCGTCCAAGCCCACCGCGACGGCCTGACCCACCAAATCACCACCGTCGACCAAGCCCGTGACCCCGCCCGGGCCCGAAGACTCCTAGCCGCCTACGACCAGGCGCGCGCCGATACCGCCAGCCCCCTCACCTTCGGCCTACTAGCCCAATGGCAACAAACCATCCTGGGCGTAGACGACGCGCCATTCCGCAACGGCCCAGCATTCGCCAAGGCCGGTCGCGAGCACTACGGCCTCGACCCCGATACCCCCGCCCTCTTCGACCTTTGCCTAGCAGAGACCGAGGATCCCGCCCTCCCCATCGCATCCCGCGCCGCCCGCGCCTACCTCGACATCTGCTTCTTCCACCCCTTCCCCGACGGCAACGCCCGCTCGGCCCTTCTAGCCCTCACCTTCGTACTGGCCAAGCAAAACATCGTCCTCGACCAAGTAGCCCCCCTCACCCTCCAACGCCCCGCCCACGACCCAGACGGCCCCCAAGCCCTCGCCAACCTCGTCGTCACCCTGATCGAAAACACCCAACGCCGCTCCGATTCCGCCCCGGAGCCGAAACCCCACAGATCGACTTAA
- a CDS encoding DddA-like double-stranded DNA deaminase toxin, whose product MSIAESAQRLARLAASVADLQRFLKDWHRGLDAVDRDIAALLGPSSRTVDINVALGRAEHCLQDLNAVLDQVSDKIRAIADHHLGNQVTGPRADRRDLRAGLPPDLPSTKDRLRRRPSAKTHGRWSGSDGRVREEISGWDDKYHAAVRWFKDQPGARVPMAAADVEVKVAVHMRDNEIREVTLAINNIPCVGEWGCDTLVPRILPRGYTLTVHGSGGFRAVYHGEASP is encoded by the coding sequence GTGTCCATCGCCGAGTCCGCACAGCGGTTGGCAAGGCTCGCCGCGTCAGTAGCGGATCTGCAGCGCTTCCTCAAGGACTGGCATCGTGGGTTGGACGCGGTGGATAGGGACATCGCAGCACTTCTAGGGCCGTCTTCGCGAACAGTCGACATCAATGTCGCGCTCGGACGAGCCGAACACTGCCTGCAAGACCTGAACGCCGTACTCGATCAGGTTTCAGACAAGATCCGTGCTATCGCGGATCACCACCTCGGCAACCAAGTAACCGGTCCGAGAGCTGATAGGCGCGACCTCCGCGCTGGCCTTCCTCCCGACTTGCCGAGCACGAAAGACCGCTTGCGACGACGACCGTCCGCAAAAACACACGGGCGGTGGAGTGGGTCAGACGGTCGAGTTCGCGAAGAGATCAGCGGGTGGGACGACAAGTACCACGCGGCTGTCCGGTGGTTCAAGGATCAGCCGGGTGCGAGAGTGCCGATGGCCGCCGCCGACGTGGAGGTGAAGGTGGCTGTGCACATGCGCGACAACGAGATCAGGGAGGTGACGCTCGCGATCAACAACATCCCGTGCGTCGGCGAGTGGGGGTGCGACACCTTGGTGCCGCGGATCCTGCCGCGTGGATACACTTTGACAGTCCATGGATCCGGCGGATTTCGTGCCGTGTATCACGGGGAGGCGAGTCCATGA
- a CDS encoding Imm1 family immunity protein, whose amino-acid sequence MNVVRVYFEDDEPLVVRTLEEVTAFLDGARADSRQHDLPLFSQWYLDAEPGAVEFGVGVNGDLGALTFSGGNWPGLWFSQGTSSAEGLLGYDYMGHERPVPASSEIPFDDIGRAAVEFLTTGDRPTCVEWVELG is encoded by the coding sequence ATGAACGTGGTCAGGGTCTACTTCGAGGACGACGAGCCGCTCGTTGTCCGTACTCTCGAAGAGGTCACCGCGTTCCTCGACGGCGCACGGGCTGACTCCCGGCAACACGATCTGCCGTTGTTCTCGCAGTGGTACCTCGACGCCGAGCCCGGTGCGGTGGAGTTCGGTGTCGGTGTGAACGGCGATCTGGGCGCGCTCACCTTCTCCGGCGGGAACTGGCCGGGCTTGTGGTTCAGCCAAGGCACATCCTCGGCGGAGGGCCTGCTCGGCTACGACTACATGGGCCATGAACGGCCGGTCCCGGCCTCCAGCGAGATCCCCTTCGACGACATCGGCCGGGCCGCAGTGGAGTTCCTCACCACCGGGGACCGGCCGACGTGTGTCGAGTGGGTTGAGCTGGGGTGA
- the trpS gene encoding tryptophan--tRNA ligase — MTRLSAITPSGHAHLGNHLGAIRRWAREGTPGDLYFVSDLHAMTVSYNPSRLRKLSRELLAVLLAAGIKPDRVFVQSDLVRELGALSWVLECTCSFGEAARMTQFKTKADGQGTVRLGLLTYPVLMAADILLQGATEVPVGQDQTQHVELARSLARRFNTTFGEVFVVPRAVMAPTAARVMDLSDPTRKMSKSTQDNAGVVFLLDEPDLVRRKVMRAVTDNENRLEYRPTTQPGLANLLEILATCVGRSPIEVADEYSSYGELKEAVAEAVVEELSPLRSSALELLDDVAGLDAIRAAGAERARERGQHVLESALRMAGLSG, encoded by the coding sequence ATGACCCGCCTGTCGGCGATCACCCCGTCCGGCCACGCCCACCTGGGCAACCACCTGGGCGCAATCCGCCGGTGGGCGCGCGAGGGCACCCCCGGTGACCTGTACTTCGTCAGCGACCTGCACGCGATGACCGTGTCCTACAACCCGTCACGGCTGCGCAAGCTCTCCCGGGAGCTGCTGGCCGTGCTGCTGGCCGCCGGGATCAAGCCGGACCGGGTGTTCGTGCAGTCCGACCTGGTGCGCGAGCTGGGGGCGCTGAGCTGGGTCCTGGAGTGCACCTGCTCGTTCGGCGAGGCCGCCAGGATGACCCAGTTCAAGACCAAGGCCGACGGCCAAGGCACGGTCCGGCTCGGCCTCTTGACGTACCCGGTGCTGATGGCGGCGGACATCTTGTTGCAAGGCGCGACAGAGGTGCCGGTGGGGCAAGACCAGACACAGCACGTCGAACTGGCCCGAAGTCTGGCCCGCCGCTTCAACACGACCTTCGGCGAGGTGTTCGTCGTACCGCGCGCGGTGATGGCACCGACCGCTGCTCGTGTGATGGACCTTTCAGACCCAACCCGCAAGATGTCCAAGTCCACACAGGACAACGCGGGCGTCGTGTTCTTGTTGGACGAGCCAGACCTGGTGCGGCGCAAGGTGATGCGCGCGGTGACGGACAACGAGAATCGCCTGGAGTATCGACCAACGACCCAGCCTGGACTCGCGAACCTATTGGAGATCCTGGCCACGTGCGTTGGCCGGTCGCCTATAGAGGTGGCGGACGAGTACTCCTCGTACGGCGAACTGAAGGAAGCCGTCGCGGAGGCGGTTGTTGAGGAGCTGTCCCCGTTGCGCTCATCGGCGTTGGAGCTGCTGGACGACGTGGCGGGCCTGGACGCGATCCGGGCGGCGGGTGCTGAGCGGGCTCGCGAGCGGGGCCAGCACGTGCTGGAGTCCGCGCTGCGGATGGCGGGGCTCAGCGGGTGA
- the typA gene encoding translational GTPase TypA yields the protein MPTATASAEQATSGLRRNDLRNVAIVAHVDHGKTTLVDAMLRQSGAFAARAELVDRVMDSGELEREKGITILAKNTAVRRQTPDGPIVINVVDTPGHADFGGEVERGLSMVDGVLLLVDASEGPLPQTRFVLRKALASNLPVVLVVNKVDRPDARIAEIVEETHDLLLELASELENVDESVLDLPVVYASARAGMASLNQPEDGGLPDSENLDPLFDLLMDKVPAPLADASGPLRALVTNLDASSFLGRIALCRIHSGRLRKGQTVAWMREDGSISNVRITELLVTEALDRVPAEEASAGELVAIAGIPDITIGDTLADLDNPEALPRLTVDLPAISMTIGVNTSPLAGRNGGNKLTARMVKARLDTELVGNVSVRVLPTERPDAWEVQGRGELALAILVEQMRREGFELTVGKPEVVTRTIDGKLCEPFERLTVDAPEEHLGAITQLLANRKGRLEHMGGHGTGRIKVEYVVPSRGLIGFRTDFLTETRGTGIANAIFEGYFPWAGEIRSRHTGSLVADRQGPTTAYAMLQLADRGTFFVDPGADVYEGMVVGENPRAEDLDVNVTKEKKLTNMRSSSADVFETLARPRKLSLEEALEFCANDECVEVAPEVVRVRKVILDATTRGRQRSRDKARDQR from the coding sequence GTGCCCACAGCGACCGCATCCGCCGAGCAGGCCACCTCCGGCCTGCGCCGCAACGACCTGCGCAACGTCGCCATCGTCGCGCACGTCGACCACGGCAAGACGACCCTGGTCGACGCCATGCTGCGCCAGTCCGGCGCCTTCGCCGCGCGTGCCGAGCTGGTCGACCGGGTCATGGACTCCGGCGAGCTCGAGCGGGAGAAGGGCATCACGATCCTGGCCAAGAACACCGCCGTGCGCCGCCAGACGCCGGACGGGCCGATCGTGATCAACGTCGTCGACACCCCGGGCCACGCCGACTTCGGCGGCGAGGTCGAGCGTGGACTGTCCATGGTCGACGGCGTGCTGCTGCTGGTCGACGCCTCCGAGGGCCCGCTGCCGCAGACCCGGTTCGTGCTGCGCAAGGCGCTGGCGTCGAACCTGCCGGTCGTGCTCGTGGTCAACAAGGTCGACCGACCGGACGCGCGCATCGCCGAGATCGTCGAGGAGACCCACGACCTGCTGCTGGAGCTGGCCTCCGAGCTCGAGAACGTCGACGAGTCGGTGCTGGACCTGCCGGTCGTCTACGCCTCCGCCCGCGCGGGCATGGCCAGCCTCAACCAGCCCGAGGACGGCGGCCTGCCCGACAGCGAGAACCTCGACCCGCTGTTCGACCTGCTGATGGACAAGGTCCCCGCGCCGCTCGCCGACGCGAGCGGGCCGCTGCGCGCCCTGGTCACCAACCTCGACGCGTCCAGCTTCCTCGGCCGCATCGCGCTGTGCCGGATCCACTCGGGTCGGCTGCGCAAGGGCCAGACCGTGGCCTGGATGCGCGAGGACGGCTCGATCTCCAACGTCCGCATCACCGAGCTGCTGGTCACCGAGGCCCTGGACCGGGTGCCCGCCGAGGAGGCCTCCGCCGGTGAGCTCGTCGCCATCGCGGGCATCCCGGACATCACCATCGGCGACACCCTCGCCGACTTGGACAACCCCGAGGCGCTGCCCCGGCTGACCGTCGACCTGCCCGCCATCTCGATGACCATCGGGGTCAACACCTCCCCGCTGGCCGGGCGCAACGGCGGCAACAAGCTCACCGCGCGGATGGTCAAGGCCCGGCTCGACACCGAGCTGGTCGGCAACGTCAGCGTGCGCGTGCTGCCCACCGAGCGCCCCGACGCCTGGGAGGTGCAGGGCCGCGGTGAGCTGGCGCTGGCCATCCTGGTCGAGCAGATGCGCCGCGAGGGCTTCGAGCTGACCGTCGGCAAGCCCGAGGTCGTCACCCGCACCATCGACGGCAAGCTCTGCGAGCCGTTCGAGCGCCTGACGGTCGACGCGCCGGAGGAGCACCTCGGTGCCATCACGCAGCTGCTGGCCAACCGCAAGGGCCGCCTGGAGCACATGGGCGGTCACGGCACCGGCCGGATCAAGGTCGAGTACGTCGTCCCGTCGCGCGGCCTGATCGGCTTCCGCACCGACTTCCTCACCGAGACCCGCGGCACCGGCATCGCCAACGCCATCTTCGAGGGCTACTTCCCGTGGGCCGGTGAGATCCGCAGCCGCCACACCGGCTCGCTGGTCGCCGACCGGCAGGGCCCGACCACCGCGTACGCGATGCTCCAGCTCGCCGACCGCGGCACCTTCTTCGTCGACCCGGGCGCTGACGTCTACGAGGGCATGGTCGTGGGCGAGAACCCGCGCGCCGAAGACCTCGACGTGAACGTCACCAAGGAGAAGAAGCTCACCAACATGCGCTCGTCGTCGGCGGACGTCTTCGAGACGCTGGCCCGGCCGCGCAAGCTGAGCCTGGAAGAGGCCCTCGAGTTCTGCGCCAACGACGAGTGCGTCGAGGTCGCCCCCGAGGTGGTCCGAGTCCGCAAGGTCATCCTCGACGCCACCACCCGAGGCCGCCAGCGCTCCCGCGACAAGGCCCGCGACCAGCGCTGA